Proteins encoded in a region of the Zea mays cultivar B73 chromosome 4, Zm-B73-REFERENCE-NAM-5.0, whole genome shotgun sequence genome:
- the LOC542441 gene encoding V-type proton ATPase 16 kDa proteolipid subunit, with product MSSVFSGDETAPFFGFLGAAAALVFSCMGAAYGTAKSGVGVASMGVMRPELVMKSIVPVVMAGVLGIYGLIIAVIISTGINPKAKPYYLFDGYAHLSSGLACGLAGLAAGMAIGIVGDAGVRANAQQPKLFVGMILILIFAEALALYGLIVGIILSSRAGQSRAD from the exons ATGTCGTCGGTGTTCAGCGGCGATGAGACGGCCCCCTTCTTCGGTTTcctcggcgccgccgccgccctcgtcTTCTCAT GCATGGGCGCAGCGTACGGGACCGCGAAGAGCGGCGTCGGCGTGGCGTCGATGGGTGTGATGCGGCCGGAGCTCGTCATGAAGTCCATCGTGCCCGTGGTCATGGCTGGTGTGCTCGGTATCTACGGGCTCATCATCGCCGTCATCATCAGCACTGGGATCAACCCCAAGGCCAAGCCCTACTACCTTTTTGATGGCTACGCTCACCTTTCGTCCGGGCTTGCCTGTGGCCTTGCTGGGCTTGCAGCTGGCATGGCCATCGGCATTGTTGGTGATGCTGGAGTCAG GGCGAATGCACAACAGCCGAAGCTTTTTGTGGGCAtgatcctcatcctcattttcgcAGAAGCGCTTGCTCTGTACGGTCTCATTGTTGGAATTATCCTTTCATCCCGTGCTGGTCAATCCCGAGCAGATTAA
- the LOC103654554 gene encoding long chain acyl-CoA synthetase 9, chloroplastic, with product MNPYFLGFILPFVASLLLTKRKSEKKRGVPVNVGGEPGCAIRNHRFERPVKTRWEGISTLAELFEQSCKQFASTPLFGTRKLIAREMVVAADGRSFEKLHLGNYEWRSYADAFKTVCNFASGLLRIGHLKDERVAIFADTRAEWQIALQACFRQNIAVVTIYASLGEGALCHSLNETEVTTVVCGRKEFKKLIDISGQLDTVKHVIYIDEEGISVEVSLAENCTSWTVKSFEEVESIGLQRPVEANLPLPSDTAVIMYTSGSTGMPKGVMMSHQNVLAVVSAVMTIVPGLGKKDVYLAYLPLAHILELAAEAIITGVGASIGYGSPLTLTDTSNKIKKGTQGDASVLKPTLMTAVPAILDRVRDGVRKNVDAKGGLAKRLFDIAYSRRLAAVNGSWLGAWGLEKLLWDMLVFRKVRAILGGRIRFILAGGAPLSGETQRFINICLGAPISQGYGLTETCAGGTFSEYDETSVGRVGPPLPCSYIKLIDWAEGGYLTTDSPMPRGEIVIGGPNVTKGYFKNEAKTNEVYKVDERGMRWFYSGDIGRLHPDGCLEIIDRKKDIVKLQHGEYVSLGKVEATLSVCSYVDQIMIHADPFHSYCVALVVTAQSELKSWASKQGMTYSDFSDLCHKQGTVKEVLQSLVKAGKQARLEKFEIPAKIKLIPEPWTPESGLVTAALKLKREVIKKAYEMDLAQLYSQ from the exons ATGAATCCGTATTTCTTGGGATTCATTCTCCCTTTTGTGGCATCTCTGCTGCTTACCAAGAGAAAGTCCGAGAAGAAGAGGGGGGTGCCAGTCAATGTGGGTGGAGAGCCTGGCTGCGCCATCCGTAACCACAGATTTGAAAGACCTGTCAAGACGCGCTGGGAGGGGATTTCCACGCTTGCTGAGCTATTTGAGCAATCGTGCAAGCAGTTTGCCTCTACACCCCTGTTTGGCACCAGGAAGCTCATTGCAAGAGAAATGGTAGTGGCTGCTGATGGAAGATCCTTTGAGAAGCTCCATTTGGGAAACTATGAGTGGAGAAGCTATGCTGATGCATTCAAAACTGTCTGCAATTTCGCTTCTGGTCTACTGCGGATTGGACACCTCAAGGATGAGCGTGTTGCTATTTTTGCTGACACACGGGCTGAGTGGCAGATTGCGTTGCAG GCATGCTTCAGACAAAATATTGCAGTTGTCACAATCTATGCCTCTTTGGGGGAGGGAGCGCTATGTCACTCACTAAATGAG ACCGAGGTAACTACTGTTGTATGTGGACGAAAAGAATTTAAAAAGCTGATTGATATAAGTGGGCAACTTGACACTGTGAAACATGTCATCTACATTGATGAGGAAGGCATCTCAGTTGAAGTGTCCTTGGCTGAAAACTGTACTAGCTGGACAGTCAAGTCATTTGAAGAGGTAGAGAGTATAGGCTTGCAAAGACCTGTTGAAGCAAACTTGCCTCTCCCATCAGATACTGCAGTGATTATGTATACGAGTGGAAGCACAGGAATGCCTAAG GGAGTCATGATGAGCCACCAAAATGTCTTGGCTGTAGTTTCAGCTGTTATGACGATTGTGCCTGGTCTTGGCAAGAAGGATGTGTACCTGGCATATCTTCCCCTAGCACATATCCTTGAATTGGCAGCTGAG GCAATCATAACTGGTGTTGGGGCTTCAATAGGTTACGGGTCACCTTTGACCCTGACTGATACatcaaataaaataaaaaaggggaCGCAAGGTGATGCTTCTGTACTGAAGCCAACGCTAATGACTGCTGTACCTGCTATACTTGATCGTGTTCGTGATGGTGTACGAAAAAAT GTAGATGCAAAAGGTGGGTTAGCGAAGAGATTATTTGATATTGCCTATAGCCGTCGTCTAGCTGCTGTCAATGGAAGCTGGTTGGGTGCGTGGGGACTAGAGAAGCTTTTGTGGGATATGCTCGTCTTCCGAAAGGTTCGTGCAATCTTGGGAGGACGGATTCGCTTTATTCTTGCAGGTGGAGCACCTCTGTCAGGGGAAACACAGAGATTTATCAATATATGTCTTGG GGCTCCAATATCTCAAGGATATGGCTTGACTGAAACCTGTGCTGGTGGGACATTTTCAGAGTATGATGAAACATCTGTTGGTCGCGTTGGTCCCCCTTTGCCTTGTTCATACATTAAG TTGATAGACTGGGCCGAAGGTGGATACTTAACAACCGATTCACCAATGCCTCGGGGTGAAATAGTTATTGGAGGTCCAAATGTAACTAAAGGCTACTTCAAAAATGAAGCAAAAACAAATGAGGTGTACAAG GTTGATGAAAGAGGCATGCGATGGTTCTACTCTGGCGACATTGGGCGCTTGCACCCAGATGGATGTCTTGAAATTATCGACCGCAAGAAGGATATAGTCAAGCTTCAACACGGTGAATATGTTTCTCTAGGAAAG GTGGAGGCTACTTTGAGTGTGTGCTCATACGTTGACCAGATCATGATCCATGCTGACCCCTTCCACAGCTACTGTGTGGCACTTGTTGTAACTGCACAGAGTGAGCTGAAATCCTGGGCCTCAAAACAAGGAATGACATATAGTGATTTCTCAgatttgtgccacaagcaagggacAGTCAAAGAAGTCCTCCAATCTTTGGTGAAG GCTGGTAAGCAAGCACGGTTGGAGAAGTTTGAGATCCCTGCCAAAATCAAGCTGATACCGGAGCCGTGGACGCCGGAGTCAGGCCTCGTCACGGCTGCCCTCAAGCTCAAGAGGGAGGTGATCAAGAAGGCATACGAGATGGACCTTGCCCAGTTGTACAGTCAGTGA